In the Silurus meridionalis isolate SWU-2019-XX chromosome 6, ASM1480568v1, whole genome shotgun sequence genome, one interval contains:
- the LOC124387361 gene encoding LOW QUALITY PROTEIN: Fc receptor-like protein 5 (The sequence of the model RefSeq protein was modified relative to this genomic sequence to represent the inferred CDS: inserted 1 base in 1 codon) codes for MVLLIVLITMLHAKGTQKAVLSIRPDKQVYKEEIVTLNCDIQGGGDTEWTYIWMKDNKVYKNSTTPEIHINSVNKSSTGNYTCRGQKNDSQPLEFSDAVTLNVSEKPVPVLNVSSKNWLTEGDSVTLSCKVKDSFSDWTFSFHKVVPCKVNDSHIKYKLLLLSDSNRGSGGSYTLSHVVLNHTGLYRCRGERGNPAFSTKYSSPKPLWITGESPPVSLIISPNRSQHFSNHSLSLSCEDQSHSSKRWTVRRYMQKMKLANCSQWELSLGSTFNISFLFTSDTGVYWCESETGENSNPVNITVHGGDVILESPVHPVTEGHPLTLRCLIRNTNSSNLRSDFYKXGSVVQNQTTGEMIIHKVSKSDEGFYSCKYPKRGNSMNIWVSVRRPGSRTGTEVMVIGLSLAFLFIILFIVMILLWCCKIKKEKQKTNQTLEQNQSQSGDTPLQAGSVNIYATVDQGDRSGTGETAESIDATYAQVLKKKKNDVDAESSCGDVTYDEIKLITKKKSVRKCRKEKASGDADTLYSELKVNMKCPNISGDGVEESEGISYSPCSEPCIQVCE; via the exons ATGGtct TGCTGATTGTACTCATAACAATGCTCCATGCTAAAG GGACACAAAAAGCTGTGTTGTCCATTCGACCTGATAAACAAGTGTACAAAGAAGAAATTGTTACACTTAACTGTGACATTCAGGGAGGAGGAGACACTGAGTGGACATACATCTGGATGAAGGATAATAAAGTCTATAAAAACAGCACAACGCCAGAGATCCATATCAACTCTGTTAATAAGTCTTCCACTGGTAACTACACCtgcagaggacagaaaaatgacTCTCAGCCTTTAGAGttcagtgatgctgttacactgaaTGTATCAG AGAAACCAGTGCCAGTACTTAATGTATCTTCAAAGAACtggctgactgaaggagactcagTGACTCTAAGCTGTAAGGTTAAAGATTCCTTTTCAGACTGGACATTCAGCTTTCACAAAGTTGTTCCATGTAAAGTCAATGACAGTCACATCAAGTACAAGCTGCTGCTCCTCTCAGACAGCAACAGAGGATCTGGAGGTTCCTACACTCTTAGTCATGTTGTTCTAAATCACACAGGACTTTATAggtgcagaggagagagaggaaaccCAGCATTTTCCACAAAGTACAGCAGTCCCAAGCCACTATGGATCACTG gtgaatctcctccagtatctctgatcatcagtccCAACAGATCTCAACACTTTTCtaatcactctctctcactgagctgtgaggaccagagtCACTCTTCAAAAAGATGGACAGTGAGACGATACATGCAAAAAATGAAACTGGCAAATTGTTCACAATGGGAATTAAGTTTAGGGTCTACATTTAACATCAGCTTCCTCTTCACATCAgacactggagtttactggtgtgagtCAGAAACTGGGGAAAACAGTaatcctgtcaacatcacagttcaTG GTGGTGATGTGATCCTGGAGAGTCCTGTCCATCCTGTCACTGAGGGACATCCTCTGACTCTACGCTGTTTAATTCGCAACACAAATTCCTCAAATCTCCGATCAGATTTCTATA GTGGATCAGTCGTCCAGAACCAGactacaggagagatgatcatcCATAAAGTGTCaaagtcagatgaaggtttTTACAGCTGTAAATATCCAAAGAGAGGAAATTCAATGAATATCTGGGTCTCAGTCAGAC GTCCTGGATCCAGAACTGGTACAGAAGTTATGGTTATTGGACTGAGTTTGGCTTTTttgttcatcattttatttatcgtAATGATCCTGCTGTGgtgctgtaaaataaagaaag AAAAGCAGAAAACCAATCAGACATTGGAGCAGAATCAAAGCCAGTCAGGGGACACACCACTTCAGGCTG GAAGTGTTAATATTTATGCCACTGTGGATCAGGGGGATAGGAGTGGAACAG GTGAAACAGCTGAGAGCATCGATGCCACTTATGCACAGGtcctgaagaaaaagaagaatg ATGTTGATGCTGAATCCAGTTGTGGTGATGTGACTTATgatgaaataaaactaataacaaagaaaaaatctgTGAGAAAATGCAGAAAAG aaaaagccAGTGGTGATGCTGACACTCTTTACTCAGAGCTAAAGGTTAACATGAAG tgtCCCAACATTTCTGGAGATGGGGTTGAAGAATCAGAAGGAATCTCTTATTCTCCCTGCAGTGAGCCATGTATCCAAGTCTGTGAATAA